The genomic region CCTGTGGTaaagcctctgattggctgttcggGAGGCTGTTGCATCCCAGCGAGGATGCCTGGGAGCTCCTCTGTGGGGAGGCGAACAGCTCCCCTCTGTAAACATATTAACAGGTACAAATGTGACGCTCTGGGACGTCTGGCAGACTGACGACATAAATAGGTGCCAATATTCAAatctatttaaataaactgtggcTAACAGCAGACCTTTTGTCTTGTCATGCAAACAGCACAGCTCTCTAAACTGTTAACTGAACTGTGAACTGCAACAAATAAGTGCTAATAAGCATTTTCATATAAAGACTAAATCTGAAATAGTTTCCCAAATTAACACTGCTGCAGAGGACATTTTGTGAAACAGACACACTTTGTCAAAGCAGGAGGACAAAAACTATCTAACGCTCCTCATGTCCCCAGAGAATATGCAAAAAATAACCATCCCACCTCCAGACTCCAAAAGTaggtctctctctttctgtctctctcacacacacacacacacacacacacacacacacacacgcagccaaAGTGGACCTATTTCTGTCTCCTAAAATACATTACAGCAGGGGAGAGCTATTCATACTTCGCCTGGTCAAACGGTCAGACTGTGGACGCTCCACAGAAAACTGTTCACTCTACATTAATTTCCTGTGTGTTCAATACCCAGACTACCACACTATACAGTACGCCAGAAAGAGATTTAGCATGTCCCAacacatagtatgtcaaatgcagtgtgccaaaaataccaggatgttctgcTACATCTGATCTGATTTTGCAGTCTGCAAACCAGCATGCTTTACTgtgttctgacccacaatcctctgttGCAAACAGATAACAGCTgaatgacagctgtcagaagtcacaatgacagatgacagggcattcaagtaactgatgaccagtcgaatagtaataacaggaatattaattgtttaagtgaacaaaatagtcataaatattacaaacaacaaaaggacagaactataaaaataacaataacagagatctgcagatgtaatttcaccgTCACAAATATAACATGTCAGACTCTACagtctgtgcagttataactttaaattTAAACTACATACACTGCAAAAAGCTCTCTGGGTTGATCTTCGTCTCTGGTGAACTCACTAAGTggcgtttgttttatctccaaggtaacagatataaaagcaaCAAGGTCAAAGTACAGGGTGTGACGTTATGAGACAGCAGTCTGTCTCTATTGTGTGCagactgcatgcaacagtacaaaCATTTTAAGAGCAGCTGCAGgtcctactaaaagtaaaaagtatgtgattcgtgatctcctgtggaaaattcacacaggtcttcaggaCACGCGCCTCGTCAGTTTCaagcggcacagtgcagcagtgagagcgccgcagttcagtttaacacggacaattaacaactttctccttctctcttttgatgtgtgtgcgtgaatgattaaggtgagaagctgcccatgtttcactttctcacatcgcccaagccgtttgtgcgctgctgatgttacGCGATGTCAATCATGCGGCGCAGCGTAAATTTGACCGGTGTTTTAAATCgtcatattttagactgaccggcCGGTCGAAGGTCACGGCCAATCACGTGAAAACCGGCCCGATTCCGAGCACGAATGGTTAATCGATGCAAGTCTATTTAAATCCTACACATGGCAGCTTTAACACACTACACTGCAAAGCTAACAGAAGTGGGACAATGCTGTTGTCAGCATAAGGCAGACTTCTCCCCTGGTACCTGTTATAGATTACATTCAGTCTCACAGGACCAGGAGGATATTTACTTTCTGTACATCTGGAGACAACATTTGGTTCACCTCCATCCCTGGTTTTTAAGCTGATAGCCACACGGTTTGTTTACGTGGCGCAACAGAGGTGCATATTTAATGGTTTCAGCGTGGAGAGAGAGCTCCCGTGTTACCTGATGTGACGCATTAGTCAGACGCTAGTTCTCTGTTGGGACACGGTGTCATGCTGCTGAGTCAAATGGGACACCTGGTAAAATTCGGTATACTGGTCCGGTccagtgtttggcttaatatcGAAGGCCTAACACTACATTAAACTCGTAGATGATCTCCTGTACTGTAGCGGTGAGCGTGCTtacctgacaggtgtggtgTTGCCTCCAGCCTGACTGTCCTCCCTggcctcctgctgtctgtgcacCTGCCTGACTCGACTGAACACCGACGGGCTGCTGGGACACGAAACATGACTTTCAGTTGGACTTTAAATTATTCTCCATAATTCTGCCTGTGGATCATCTGACAGGACACTCAAACACATCTACAAATGTCTCACTGTGTCGGTGCCATTGTGTGAGAGGTGTCGAGGCTGAACAACGTCCTTCACTGTGTTTCATCCGCTAAAGGCTGAATGAAAGGCAGCGACACACTTCTGAAAGAATTCAGCTACTGTGCATGAAGTGAGAGTGCCGGGTTACCTGGTTACAGCCTTGGCAACGGTGGTAACCTTGACAACAGATCCATCCTCCTCTGATAGTGCTGGCTCTGAGGGATAGAAATTACATATGTATTACTGAGAGGTCAATGAGTGCGCCCAGCGACACTCCGCAGTAGAAGCCTACGCCCAGGGTCGAGTGTGACAGAACGAGGGAGGAGCAGCTCTTACTCTGCAGGCTGAAGCGTTCCGAGCTGCCCTCCTCCACGGGGGTCACCAGCTTCATCCTCAAACTCAGCTTCCCGTCTCCCTTTTCCGTCGTGTCGTCCCCGCTCTCCCCCGATACGATGTCACTGGCCGCCATCGCCCCGTCTGCAGAGACATCACCCGCCACACCGGACTTTTCAGAGAAGGAAGTGATctctgcagaagaagaagaaactcgACATCAGATCACGTCACAATACTTAACATTTCTACAGCTCCGGTTTGTCCGACCCACCGATGGGAGTGCTGTGTCTCAGCGTCTGCTTCAGCTGGTTGATTAGAGGGGGCGTGGCACCGACAGCAGGACCAATCAGCTCCCCTTCTTTAGGAAGTGTGAAGTGAAACGAAATTTCTGTCGTAAAAAAGCAGAATTAGAATCAGATCTACTCGAGTGCATCGTTCAGAGATGTGTCTCTCACTCCTCAGCCTTGGTATTTGCTATGTAACGTTTTGATGACGTGTGTACAACCCACCGCAggagatttttaaaaagagctgctagcagttagcggctaactcaaagacaaaggtgtatgttatatgtcacactagaggcatcaATTCAAAGGTGACATGAAGGTGGGACTTCGGAGCAGCGTTGTAgcaccatctctgtgtaaaaagggctgtaCAGTATATCAGCTTACCTCCCGAGCTGTCACTCAGGCTCTTGTCTTTGAGGCCCTCTGGTTCAGGCCCCGCCTTCTCAGTCTGGGAGAGCCTATCAGGAGCCGTGTGTAACTTCTTTGTCTGGGACTCATGGCCATTAGTGGAGACGGACACTTTGTCCCTGATTGGCTGGGAGCTGTTGGTCTTTGACTGTGATGTCACATCTTTCTGAGGAAGCTGCGAGTCTCTGTCGCTGTCTGTGATGACGATGACGCTGTCCTCCCCTCTGtcttcactctcctcctccatggGCTCCGGAGACTGCACCTGGCTCTGAGAGAGGGCCAGGGCCATTGCTGAGGCCCCGCCTCCCATTGtgctctccccctcctcctcctcatcctcctccatcaccaccacctcctcatcTACTTcactctgcttcactttatctgTTTGACTGTTACCAACGACTCCACTCTTCTGTGAAGATGATTTTATGGACGGACTCTTCGCAgtgtctccctccttcctcGAGTCTACAGAAGTCTTCGTCACGTCCACAGGAGACGTCTGACAGATCATAGACTGTGAGGGCAGACTGTGGGGTGTGGTGTCCGGTGGGGTCTCCTGCACGCAGCTGTTCACAGTCACATCAGAGGCATCGAGCTTTGTTTGAGAGCAGGACACCACGTCAGCGGCGCTCGCCTCTTTGCTCTCACTCTTACTGTCTTTTACATTCACATTTTCTACATTCAGAGAAGTCTTTTTGTGCACATCAGACTTCTGTGACAGACTGGACGGCTCGTTCCTGGCACATTCGCTGTGATGCTTTGGTGACTCAGCAGAGGTGGAAGCTTTGGAGCTGGTTGCAGTTTGTGATTCTGAAGGGACGCCATTGCTCTCGCTCCTCTGATGTGAAATCACAGAGTCGCTGGTGTCGACGCCGGGTGGCTCTTCCAGTTCCTCGATCTGTGTGGCCTGACTGTCCTCCTCAATCTGTGCTGAGGCCTTCTGAACCTGGCTGCTGCTCTGCGTATTCACAGAGAGCTGCAAAGGCAAAGTGAAAGCAGctgactccagctgctgagACTGCGTCTCACGCGGCGACAATACTGTCTTCTTATCTGACTGCTGTGGGGCGTCCTGACTCTGCGTCGGGACAAACACGTCCTgaggaaacagaagaaaacacacacatagaataTCATGAAATGAAAGGTTTATCATCGATTAAcctgtggattattttttacaatTAACTGTTTAACTTGCCTAAAAGATCTTCAAAAATAGTAACGTATAACTCCTTTAATTTCCCAGAGCCTAAAGTGATGTCGTCAATTAAAGATATTCCAAAATTCTTATTTTGGAATATCTTTAAGTGCAGCAGTTTTCCTTCGTACATGATTTAAAGCTGCTCAgattccaacacacacacacagaacatgaTTTCATGACACCACCATATCTTAACATAGCAAACAGCGGTTTGCTgatatattaatgctctgaatgtcacatacagaagatctaactgaatatctttgggttctGGGAAACTGTGAGGGTCAATATTCTCTGTTTTCTGACACCTTAATCAACAATAACTGATTAATCTAAAACTCAGTGATGAGTcattaaaaatgagaaaagaaaagtaatACATACATGAGAGAACTCTGGCTGGGACGGTAAAGAGAGAGTTCGCTCTAACACAAAACCAGGGGAATTCTGGGATACAGGTGTAGAGGCAGATGGGTGTGGCTTAGAGGCAGCTTCTGTTTCCATCGGCTCATCTTTCTCTCCTGCTCGGTCCTCTGGGGGCAGCGAAGTATCCATCGGTTCATCAGCACctgacaaagcaaacacattttagttCTGTTCGCCGGCTGACTCTCAGTTCAGATTCATAAAAGGAGATTAAATCAGTCACCGTCTTCGTTCTCGGTCGGTGAGCTGGGGACTATTAAAGGGGTGTGGCTAAAGTTGTCCTGGGTCGGGGCGACGTAGTCAACAGAGCTCCTGGAAGAAAGGAGAGTTTCAGGTTATTGTCTCTGTTCTGCTCGTGTGTGGAGAGGTGAACTTCATATGACAGCACTGTTGTGACTTACTGGGACAGACTTTCCTGCACCAGTGTTCCCTGTCCAGACAGATGCAGCAGTCGCAGGGTGTGAGCCGGCGTCGGGGTGGGGTGACCCTGCTGTTCCGGCTCTGACACTGTGCTGTCCACTGCAGCACCTGCGAGCAGCACAAAGAGATAACATGAGGGAGGAAAAGACAGCAGTCCAACGTCCAGCTGGTAtaaatcacttcctgtgtggCTGTAAAACAGAACGAATCTCTCTCCTGTTACCTGCAACCTTTAAAACATCACACAGGCCGGCACGTGCATGGATGTACCTGTCTTGTCAACATCAAACATGTCCTCCTGTGAGGACAGGATCTGGCAGTCCTGCTGGTCCTTCTCTCCAGAGGCCTGGAGGTTCTGTGAGTGCAGCAGAGCCTGGACGCTCAGCTGCCTCCCTGACTGACCCGGAGACTCCAACGAGCTGCTGGAGCTCACCTCAGATCTggaggaggaaagaagaaaacGCTGCTCATCCCACATTGGTACGTGACCTCTGATGAACGTAGGATTTAAACACCACGTGGAGTCGTACCTCACTGCTTTGTTGTCCTGACTCTCTGAAGTCCTGGAGCTCAtgttctgctctgctgctgctgagaagACGTCACATTGACTCTTTAAACCATGTCAGTATGAATACTCCTCTGATCAGGTACTAAATAATGAACTAGCCGTCATGCTGCGTCCAGCAGGATTAGGAATTTATTTcactcctgacacacacacacacacacacacacacacacacacacactgtatacatTTCACCAGCAGCATCACAGTGCATGGTATGCTATTAGTAGTACCCCTGAAGCAGGTAAAAATGTGCTGCCTCGACAATCGTCATTGCAGCCCTCTttataattaattaatgcatCTCGAGCTGATTAAACAGCGAGCAGAGAGCCAGACAGCAAAGTGCAAATGCAACTAATATGCACCAACCTGTAGACGAgtgacaaacaaaagaaaataccaCTTCAGAGCTCCTTGTTGAGGTTTCTCCAAGTCTTTGAACTCTGAGCACCATCCCTCTAAAAGCTGGTTTCCAGTTGGCCGTAAGCTCTACACAGAGCCCACGCTGTAGCCTACGCAAGAGGCTATGCTAAAGTGTGcgtttatacttgtgcagttgtgtgtctgtgtcgctcAGCAATCTcacctccaaaacgctagtTGATGGTGGGGTTTctataaaaacagtaaagtctgtttcatttaaataacacCTAAAACACAGCTTAATGGTGAAAACAGTAGTACAAAATTgagctccattataactcacaagacTCACCCACAAATACGCCACGCTAACGTTATTAAGCCTGTGAACTGATAACATTGAAGCTTATAATTAAAGTTCCAGCTAACAACCAACTTTTTGGTTTCCCAACCTTTCTCTTTGGGGACGAAATGCTCCAAACAACGGAGCCCAAACCGGAATTTCATACAGTTATGCCACCTCgtcattctgtataaaaggtacgatcACAGAATGGGGGGGTGAGAGTTATCTCGCCTTTAATACAGCaacagaggtagtaacagcactgacacaatgtctgtataaacggGACAGCCTGCAGGACACGGTCATGGACaacacaggtgtgatgttttgacaacaTGTTTAAATATGACCCACcacgggagatttaaaaagtagcttgGATGATTGAGTGACCTGTAGGTGACCTGTAAGTATCTGCATTTGTTGAGTTTCTCATTGAGgattttccttttatttgtcACCCGTCAGCAGATTCAAACTGAGTTTCTTAAATCACCCCGGAGCCCGGCCTGACTGCAGTCTTTTACAGGTGGTATCATTTGAGATGTTCAGGTCATGGTCTCTGCATCAATTCAAAGGAGAGAAGAGGCCTTAATAACCACAACATACAAAAGGAGCACAAAGAAAATCAGTGTCTATAAATAAAAGTGTTAATACCTAATTTGGTGCGTCTCTCGCTGTCTGGCTGAGGTCTGATGTCTTCTTCCTCCTGACTGTTCTCTGCTTCACCACGTAGATCCTGACTCTGAGAGAGCTCCAGAAAACCGAACTGAGAGGTTccccctgaaacacacacacacacacacacacagacgtcactcacacacacggtGATATATAATCCTATACAGGTATGATACAGGACGTTACTCTGCTCCCACCCTCAGACTGAACGCAGTGTGTGGTGGAATCAGCTCCAGAGTCCATCTCAGTGTCTTCTGCTGCACATCTGCAtgaacagagtgaaaacattgtgtCACCATCTGCAGCgaagcatcatcatcatcatcatcatcagtgaaaATGTTCAGTCACCACGTACTTTTTCTTGTTGGGAGGAGAGCAGATGTTTATGACCTGACTTTCCTCCTGGAACGCTGAGCTGGGGTCAGCCGCCATGAGAACGCCTGAATAAAGAAAACAGGATTATTTACTGTTTCTGTTCACCACAGGATGAAGGCCCTCACACACAGGGGCCATTAAATCACATGCCAATATATTTTTTAGAAACATCCACTCTGAAAAAGGGACGTGACTTTTTTTCCAGAACAAGGTTGATTTTTCTGAGCTTTTGCACCCTGACTAAAAGCATCGACAGGCCTGTCACGGTAATTACACTGATTATAGCTAACGGGCCGTCCATCCCCAGGAGCCGACTGCAGCACACTGATTACGAAAGTAACTTCAGTATTCCTATAATTTAGCTAAGCTTGTCTAGTAGTCGCAAGAGGCatcacttgtttgttttttattggccAAATTGAGTATTAAGTCTCAAATGAGTCATTTTGGGCTTCTCGTTTAAAGATACTATAaccttatatatatatatactttattgtatttattaacaGGTggtaattaaatataaaataaaatattaaatataattaaaataaatatacgTATActttagggctgtcaaaataatgcGTTAATAAaccacaggaaaaaaataatgcgttaaaaaaattaaactgattAATCACGTtctgtggtgccctttgacccggtgCGTCATTGAAGGCGACAgtgtctttgtcacatgatggaggcagacgagacgacGCTGCTCGGCCCCGtgtggaacatttacatttaagcaACAGCCAGatgaactgttgataggagcactgttCTCTGCAGGTTCTGCAGGAAGGAATTTTTGTACCATCGGAGAACTTCagtctgaaatatcacctcaacacaaaacatttagCAGCGAACCAGGAGGTcagagctagcacagcctctgatgctaacgctagcagccagcctcgtcaCGCCACACTGGACCAGGTGTTCAAGCTGAGTCAGTCTACCTgtgactgactcactgactctcttgcagaccagtttgggtggtcgaggacagggggacaactgtttccaacatccagcagctttactacgacTCTTCTGACAACATTCATTGGAACTGAaaattttaaatactttcacagcaaaaaataaTGTATGCGATTAATTAAGatgaattaatcacagagcatgtataagtttatttcttttactcgCTTGACAGCCTTCGAgtatgttaatttttttcataCTCTAAATCCAATGTCTGAATATTCCTATGAATTTAAACTACACTGCTCTTTAAAAGGGGgtacttgcattattatgctattGAATTATCATTATATCAGCAGCATTAAATGGTCTCAAAACAACAATATCATTTCTTGCAATTATTTCTTGACATATCATCGAACAAAAGAAGTTATCGTGACACGCCGAGACATAAACCGATCACGTCgtgcagaacaacaacaacgtgGAGGATATGCAGTCATAAGCAAGATGAAAAACGTTATTACTCTATTCATAAGTGAGTATTTCGCCTTTTCTTGTAGATTATTCATCACGCCTCGGGTGTGTAAAGACCTTTACGTTATATACGAGTACATGTTGAtccatgtcattaaaaaagcactGACCGGGTTCAGCTTGGTTGTTGTTCTGGgagctctctgattggctgtcacTCTGAGAGTATCTGCTTCCCAGTGGTGAGGATATCAGCTCCTGGAGACAGAAAATATCACTGTTGTCACAaagcaaaaaatgtaaaacaaatcaaattaaTTCAAACTTTAGAAAATAAGGAGGAAAAGCAAATATGATGTCATTAGTCAGGTTCCCTTTGTTGTGTCTGTgagcaaaaagagaaaaagttcAGGTACGTCTGTCGACTAAACAAACCTGTTAGAGCCTGATAATGACCGATGAAGGGTCACACTGATTTAAGGGACGTGTGAGTGCTTCGTCTCAGTCACTAAACTCCAGCCTGCTCTGCTGAAGTTCTCAACCACAACACTAACAAAGATTTCGTCATTGAAAGGTCACAGTTTGACCTCTCTGCTTCCTCACGAGAGGGGGGAGGGGCTCTGCAGAGCAAAGACTCTCACTGCAGGAGCACTGCCACCTCACAATAAGGTCATGTGAGCAGCCAGCCCCCCTCGAGCCCCTCTGTAAGGAATGTGCATGTTTATCTACATGTGTGCAGGAACCTACAGGAAACTATCTCATGTTTGTCCTCACAGTCTGAAGACAGGCAGGTTATGTGACTTAGGATCCCTCAATTTATATAATAATTGTTTGTGATTCTTGTCTTTGCCTGGTGACGGACTGGCGACTGATCAGCAACAATATAACATCAACAACAGTCTGTAAACTCGTCCTCAGTgaactctgtctctctgcatctCGCGAGAGGCTTCCTCTTCtcgggaggtgcacgtcaggctacggctctaaaaagtgttgctggagaagttgtgagtgagtgagggggCGGAGCTGTGTGGAGAATGTGACAgcggagagatgcacactggtatgtgTCATGTAACGCAGCTTGACCTATACTGATATAAACGGTTATGTCTACATTTGTatcttgttttaaaatatatcgttatatcgcccagccctggTTCACAGTGGTGAACCATGTCAGATTGTCAACAAGCTGACTGTAActaagtacttttactcaagtatcCTACTTTAGGAACAGTAAGGGGTATTTGTAATTTACTTGGGTATTTCTgttttatgctactttacacTCCTACTCTCGACTTAAGTTTGGAAGAAAATATggtactttttttctccacagcTATGAGACTACAACTTAGTGATTATTTACCCAGctaaaagattttcagtttttggtttTTTAAACACTAGGGAGGGACCTATGTTTTTCACTttggcttaaagggaaatttctgtttatttcaacctgtctcctatcgtcctaaatttgtttcaagtgactagtgacataaaaataatagttagcatgttagccgttagcctagatacagccggggcgcatagtagcgtcagacctgttaaaacgtaagtgaacgggcaaccttcaagtgcaaagttagtccactaaacaagctttttttccacaaagaccgcctNNNNNNNNNNNNNNNNNNNNNNNNNNNNNNNNNNNNNNNNNNNNNNNNNNNNNNNNNNNNNNNNNNNNNNNNNNNNNNNNNNNNNNNNNNNNNNNNNNNNNNNNNNNNNNNNNNNNNNNNNNNNNNNNNNNNNNNNNNNNNNNNNNNNNNNNNNNNNNNNNNNNNNNNNNNNNNNNNNNNNNNNNNNNNNNNNNNNNNNNNNNNNNNNNNNNNNNNNNNNNNNNNNNNNNNNNNNNNNNNNNNNNNNNNNNNNNNNNNNNNNNNNNNNNNNNNNNNNNNNNNNNNNNNNNNNNNNNNNNNNNNNNNNNNNNNNNNNNNNNNNNNNNNNNNNNNNNNNNNNNNNNNNNNNNNNNNNNNNNNNNNNNNNNNNNNNNNNNNNacttacgttttaacaggtctgacgctactatgcgccccggctgtatctaggctaacggctaacatgctaactattatttttatgtcactagtcacttgaaacaaatttaggacgataggagacaggttgaaataaaccaaaatttccctttaagagaggGGCATGCACGTTGAAATGGctgtattttctatttataCTACTGAAAACAGGCCGTCCAAACCCACAGGCCTCtctaaaactcaccaaaattacaccatttatcacagccagaaactataaaaacacaaattatcaGGGATGCATGATATCGTCACATCATCGGTATCAgccaatatcagctttaaaatgaactgtcagaatcagccaacatgctttttattattttgcacaataaaagaatattacatacattgaacagtactgtatttcatgtctccatctgtttaatatgatgttaattcaactacagaagagacttgatgatcactgaaaTTAGGTCGGGGAAAAAAGCAGACATATCGATATCAGTAATCAGCAAAATAAGCTGATATATATCGGTATATCAGATATCTGCAAAAAGACCAATACCGTGCATCTCTATAAATCATCAAATAGATTTTCGATGTGCAACTAAGCTTCCATCAGATGAAAAAAACCATAAACAAATCtaagcttaaaatagtgatacttaatcaaaatcactttattctaagtctcatttaaaatgaaatgcatgAAGTAACCAACATGTTCGACAAGAGTGACAAAACCACAGCGTTGTTCagctccaggatttcatcttcatcttctcattttcaaacatcaaagggaaagttttaaaaatctaataactaatcTATGTTACGAGGGTCATGTATGTTCTGCCAATCACTCAAGGAGAAACATCTGTAACCTCAGGGAGggtcaaaacaaacactgataaACAACAAAGTCCCACCCAGCagccccctcctctgataagtggagaacagtccctaacatGGGGCTTCTTTCTGCAGACTGAGAACTTTAACTTCTAATACTGGAAGTAAAGTTTGATGATCATACTTATGTAATTTATCTTGGCTCAGATTTGGATGCAAGGTTTTTACTTGTAACGTCACTgatgtatttttacactgaGGTATCGATCCTTCTACTTAAATAagggatctgaatacttcctccactgGTGCAGGTGattgtgctgttgtttttctcataGCCGTGGTGAACCTGTTTTCTTATGTTACTTGGGGAGCAGGATGAGTTTGCAGCTTACCAGGACGGGGCTGCGGGCGGTGGGCTGCAGGCTGGACAGGCGCCGGGCCAGCAGAGCTCGGTAGCTGCTCTCGGGGTCGTCCTCCAGAGCGACACTGTCCGGCTGAGAGTCCTCCACGATCAGACACGGGTTCTCGGGCTgaggcaggctggagtccagTTCACTTCCGCCGGGATCCATGAGGTCAGGCCGAGGACAGGAGACGGGGTGGTTAGCTAGCCGAGCAGCAGTGAGACAACGGAGGCAGGCATGTGAGTCTACAGCCGCTGGTTGTTACCTGGagctagcatgttagctaaAGGCTAGCGGCTAACGCTTCGCCCAACAACAAAGCGTGCTGCCGCTGTTGCTGCTGCCCGCTGAGGAGACGCTGAGC from Epinephelus moara isolate mb chromosome 1, YSFRI_EMoa_1.0, whole genome shotgun sequence harbors:
- the tp53bp1 gene encoding TP53-binding protein 1 isoform X4, whose product is MDPGGSELDSSLPQPENPCLIVEDSQPDSVALEDDPESSYRALLARRLSSLQPTARSPVLELISSPLGSRYSQSDSQSESSQNNNQAEPGVLMAADPSSAFQEESQVINICSPPNKKKCAAEDTEMDSGADSTTHCVQSEGGTSQFGFLELSQSQDLRGEAENSQEEEDIRPQPDSERRTKLAAAEQNMSSRTSESQDNKAVRSEVSSSSSLESPGQSGRQLSVQALLHSQNLQASGEKDQQDCQILSSQEDMFDVDKTGAAVDSTVSEPEQQGHPTPTPAHTLRLLHLSGQGTLVQESLSQSSVDYVAPTQDNFSHTPLIVPSSPTENEDGADEPMDTSLPPEDRAGEKDEPMETEAASKPHPSASTPVSQNSPGFVLERTLSLPSQPEFSHDVFVPTQSQDAPQQSDKKTVLSPRETQSQQLESAAFTLPLQLSVNTQSSSQVQKASAQIEEDSQATQIEELEEPPGVDTSDSVISHQRSESNGVPSESQTATSSKASTSAESPKHHSECARNEPSSLSQKSDVHKKTSLNVENVNVKDSKSESKEASAADVVSCSQTKLDASDVTVNSCVQETPPDTTPHSLPSQSMICQTSPVDVTKTSVDSRKEGDTAKSPSIKSSSQKSGVVGNSQTDKVKQSEVDEEVVVMEEDEEEEGESTMGGGASAMALALSQSQVQSPEPMEEESEDRGEDSVIVITDSDRDSQLPQKDVTSQSKTNSSQPIRDKVSVSTNGHESQTKKLHTAPDRLSQTEKAGPEPEGLKDKSLSDSSGEISFHFTLPKEGELIGPAVGATPPLINQLKQTLRHSTPIEITSFSEKSGVAGDVSADGAMAASDIVSGESGDDTTEKGDGKLSLRMKLVTPVEEGSSERFSLQKPALSEEDGSVVKVTTVAKAVTSSPSVFSRVRQVHRQQEAREDSQAGGNTTPVRGELFASPQRSSQASSLGCNSLPNSQSEALPQEVSAAPQETTKDAPGPAEQTEERRGSPQSPETPTLNRTDGRQRIPQQAANNTITSSPSNKGEPESQPFRRTTGPSHRRHVRTIQEVRTTVTRIITDVYYEDGKEVDRKVTEENEEPVVDCQVLDSDISPYRTGSSSVTSGDLADISSLSSKASSLQHSSGGTSSSGFTRPDFIMPPSRGVFRGGGVGSLQRLSAHGLPHSSSEDEPYTRMLPPRLPVSPTDGELPSHSDSLRSSPEEASSVGSSFVGLRVVAKWSSNGYFYSGRIIKDAGEGRFRLRFDDGYECEVAGKDILLCDPIPLETEVTALLEDEYFSIGVVRGHKTEGQDLFYCVERDGQKQWYNRTAVILSLEQGNKLREQHSLGPYEPSTPLAKASDISLDNLVEGKRRRRGAPGAQNTPNRSSSSSPRSPGPSGKRKLMTSEDGRAPAKRGRRGLGARAAQRVGVCNTSGSGTDLPGQSCDVMETHGPLPQNTTLFMGFAFMLTASSEVDRLTNKHTSDDEDDYVETGPYNKAYTESQLQAGGGFVLPDFNEEQCKAAYQSLLIADQHCRTRKYLLCLASGVPCVSHIWVRDCCKENKLLNYRNYLLPAGVGPDEAIVEWHPRCSPFKPLRVLLVFEKPVELWAQLITMGGGSSVRHFQADKDSSDIPAGKYDVVVTDHACPPLVEKNVTSQEVPLVSPEWIIQSVIRGERLGFHSKPQYRHDYSS